One window of the Eucalyptus grandis isolate ANBG69807.140 chromosome 8, ASM1654582v1, whole genome shotgun sequence genome contains the following:
- the LOC104457215 gene encoding elongation of fatty acids protein 3-like, whose product MSVAAAAMAVNWVTYYLAEHPAIVNFRWSHTHSWGSTWSFLASSVSLYLALALLLHLLLLLPRRRRPVPVGPAPALHSLLMALLSATIFAGALLSSAAEIRDTRWLWRRSRTTPFQWFLCFPLGTRPSGRVFFWSYVFYLSRFLHMLRTFLTILRRRRLSFAQLFNNAALTCVAFLWLEFSQSFQVLAILSATLVYAAVYGYRFWTAIGLPVACFPFVAHCQVALLGCNLVCHVGVLTLHLVKGGCNGIGAWVFNSVLNGAVLMLFLKFYVKMHLGKKRGAVVVVGGGGCGCADSIGAGGAGEACDRDREPSSSLCGGSDVIKEAEEESIVKEKEL is encoded by the coding sequence ATgtcggtggcggcggcggcgatggcggtgAACTGGGTGACGTACTACCTGGCCGAGCACCCGGCGATCGTCAACTTCCGGTGGAGCCACACCCACTCGTGGGGCTCCACCTGGTCCTTCCTCGCCTCCTCCGTCTCCCTCtacctcgccctcgccctcctcctccacctcctcctcctcctcccgcgccgccgccgaccCGTCCCGGTCGGCCCCGCCCCGGCCCTCCACAGCCTCCTCATGGCCCTCCTCTCCGCCACCATCTTCGCCGGGGCCCTCCTCTCCTCGGCCGCCGAGATCCGCGACACCCGGTGGCTCTGGCGCCGGTCCCGGACGACGCCGTTCCAGTGGTTCCTCTGCTTCCCGCTCGGGACCCGCCCCTCCGGCCGCGTCTTCTTTTGGTCCTACGTCTTCTACCTCTCCCGCTTCCTCCACATGCTCCGCACCTTCCTCACcatcctccgccgccgccgcctctccTTCGCGCAGCTCTTCAACAACGCCGCCCTCACCTGCGTCGCCTTCCTCTGGCTCGAGTTCTCGCAGTCGTTCCAGGTCCTCGCCATCCTCTCCGCCACGCTCGTCTACGCAGCCGTGTACGGGTACCGCTTCTGGACAGCCATCGGGCTACCCGTCGCGTGCTTCCCGTTCGTCGCGCACTGCCAGGTCGCGCTCCTCGGATGCAACCTCGtgtgccacgtcggcgtgctgACGCTGCACCTGGTCAAGGGCGGGTGCAACGGGATCGGCGCGTGGGTGTTCAATTCGGTGCTGAACGGCGCGGTCTTGATGCTGTTCCTGAAATTCTACGTAAAGATGCATCTGGGCAAGAAGAGGGGGGCGGTTgtcgtcgtcggcggcggcggctgcggctgcgCCGACAGCATCGGCGCAGGGGGTGCCGGCGAGGCCTGCGATCGAGATCGTGAACCGTCTTCTTCCTTATGCGGTGGGTCTGATGTAATTAAAGAGGCAGAGGAGGAGAGCATCGTCAAAGAGAAGGAATTATAG